The proteins below come from a single Piscinibacter gummiphilus genomic window:
- the tolB gene encoding Tol-Pal system beta propeller repeat protein TolB — MNRRLFAASSGLLLAAPALAQFRVEISGVGATQLPIAIARFRDEDRTTQSVSAVIKADLERSGLFRAVKTDQVIDESAKPNLGDWRGQSADQSADALLAGSVTRLADGRFDVRYKLWDVVKGKELVFANVTAGPAELRLAAHRIADVVYEKLTGEKGVFSTFIAYVTRSGKRYALRVDHADGAGGEVALQSSEAIISPSWSPDGQELAYVTFQDERKAAVFAQNIVTGARRKLASFPGSNSAPSWSPDGKSLVVTLSRDGGSQLYIIGRNGESPRRLTNSQAIDTEGTFTPDGKQIYFVSDRSGGPQIYRMSAGGGAAERVSFTGSYNISPAISPDGRYLAYISRQNGAFKLYVGEIGKLGNAQAITDTSDDESPSFAPNSKLIIYATRANGRDTLMTTTLDGKIKGALDANRFPDVREPAWGPFVR; from the coding sequence ATGAATCGACGACTGTTTGCAGCCTCTTCTGGCCTCCTGCTCGCCGCCCCGGCGCTGGCCCAGTTCCGGGTCGAGATTTCGGGTGTGGGTGCGACCCAGCTGCCGATCGCGATCGCCCGCTTCCGCGATGAAGATCGCACAACGCAGTCCGTGTCGGCGGTGATCAAGGCCGACCTGGAGCGCTCAGGCCTCTTCCGCGCAGTCAAGACCGACCAGGTCATCGACGAGTCCGCGAAGCCCAATCTCGGCGATTGGCGTGGCCAGTCGGCCGACCAATCGGCCGATGCGCTCCTGGCCGGCTCGGTGACTCGCCTGGCCGACGGTCGCTTCGACGTGCGCTACAAGCTCTGGGACGTGGTCAAAGGCAAGGAGCTCGTATTTGCCAACGTCACGGCCGGGCCCGCCGAGCTGCGCCTGGCCGCCCACCGGATTGCCGACGTGGTCTATGAAAAGCTGACCGGCGAGAAGGGGGTGTTCTCGACCTTCATTGCCTACGTCACGCGCTCGGGCAAGCGTTACGCACTGCGCGTGGACCACGCCGACGGCGCGGGTGGCGAGGTCGCCCTGCAGAGCAGCGAAGCGATCATTTCGCCGTCCTGGTCGCCCGACGGGCAGGAGCTGGCCTACGTGACCTTCCAGGACGAGCGCAAGGCCGCCGTGTTCGCCCAGAACATCGTCACCGGCGCGCGCCGCAAGCTTGCGAGCTTCCCGGGCTCGAACAGCGCGCCGAGCTGGTCGCCCGACGGCAAGTCCCTCGTGGTCACGCTCAGCCGCGACGGCGGCTCGCAGCTCTACATCATCGGCCGCAACGGCGAGAGCCCGCGGCGCCTGACCAACAGCCAGGCGATCGACACCGAAGGCACATTCACGCCCGATGGCAAGCAGATCTATTTCGTGAGTGACCGCAGCGGCGGCCCGCAGATCTACCGCATGTCTGCCGGAGGCGGCGCGGCCGAGCGCGTGAGCTTTACCGGCAGCTACAACATCAGCCCGGCCATCAGCCCCGATGGCCGCTACCTCGCCTATATTTCCCGCCAGAACGGCGCCTTCAAGCTCTACGTGGGCGAGATCGGCAAGCTCGGCAACGCGCAAGCCATCACCGACACCAGCGACGATGAAAGTCCGAGCTTTGCGCCCAACAGCAAGCTCATCATCTACGCCACCCGGGCCAACGGCCGCGACACGCTGATGACGACCACCCTCGACGGCAAGATCAAGGGCGCTCTCGATGCCAACCGCTTCCCCGACGTGCGTGAACCAGCGTGGGGCCCGTTCGTTCGCTGA
- the pal gene encoding peptidoglycan-associated lipoprotein Pal — protein MNMSRLALIVAVSSAVFAGCASNVPLDNKAAPVESRTPGAAGANNGSSSANGTNSGRVASVDLTKNAPPAAEVGRIVYFDYDSFVIKDEFRPVIEGQAKMLAANKSKKLTIEGHTDERGGSEYNLALGQKRAESVAKSLKLLGVTDAQIEAVSFGKERPADQGHDEAAWAKNRRAELSSR, from the coding sequence ATGAACATGTCCCGCCTCGCTCTCATCGTCGCCGTGTCTTCAGCCGTCTTCGCCGGCTGCGCGTCGAACGTGCCGCTGGACAACAAGGCCGCGCCGGTGGAGTCGCGTACACCTGGCGCTGCGGGGGCCAACAACGGCTCGTCGTCGGCCAACGGCACCAACTCCGGCCGCGTCGCCAGCGTCGACCTGACCAAGAATGCGCCGCCTGCCGCCGAAGTCGGCCGCATCGTCTACTTCGACTACGACAGCTTCGTGATCAAGGATGAGTTCCGCCCCGTCATCGAAGGCCAGGCCAAGATGCTTGCGGCGAACAAGTCGAAGAAGCTCACCATCGAAGGCCACACCGACGAGCGCGGCGGCAGCGAGTACAACCTGGCGCTCGGCCAGAAGCGCGCCGAGTCGGTGGCCAAGTCCCTGAAGCTGCTCGGCGTGACCGATGCGCAGATCGAAGCCGTGAGCTTCGGCAAGGAGCGCCCGGCCGACCAGGGCCATGACGAAGCGGCGTGGGCGAAGAACCGCCGCGCAGAGCTGTCCAGCCGCTGA
- the ybgF gene encoding tol-pal system protein YbgF, whose protein sequence is MNRPLTMRGRPAVWALLLALAAPAAHAGLFDDDEARKAILDMRQRQEQGDAKLRAAMAENQAQLLEQISQLRRSLLDLNNQLETVRAEMARMRGQDEQLQRDVTELQRVQGDLQKAQKDVQQGVEDRIRKLEPVKVSVDGREFLVDPEERRQYEDAMALLRKSEFAAASAAFAAFAKRYPASGYMPSLQFWRGNAQYAMREYREAINSFRALLSTAPDHVRAPESLLAIANCQMELKDNKGARRTIDELVKAYPKSEAAQAGKERLASLR, encoded by the coding sequence ATGAATCGGCCCCTGACGATGCGAGGGCGGCCTGCTGTTTGGGCCTTGCTGCTGGCGCTTGCGGCGCCGGCGGCCCATGCCGGCCTCTTCGACGACGACGAGGCGCGCAAGGCCATCCTCGACATGCGGCAGCGCCAGGAGCAGGGCGACGCCAAGTTGCGCGCGGCGATGGCCGAGAACCAGGCCCAGCTGCTGGAGCAGATCAGCCAGCTCCGGCGCAGCCTGCTCGACCTCAACAACCAGCTCGAAACCGTGCGTGCCGAGATGGCGCGCATGCGCGGGCAAGACGAGCAGCTGCAGCGCGACGTCACCGAACTGCAGCGTGTGCAGGGCGACCTCCAGAAGGCACAAAAGGATGTGCAGCAGGGCGTCGAAGACCGCATCCGCAAGCTGGAGCCGGTGAAGGTCTCGGTCGACGGCCGCGAATTCCTGGTCGACCCGGAAGAGCGCCGCCAGTACGAAGACGCGATGGCGCTGTTGCGCAAGAGCGAGTTCGCCGCGGCCTCGGCGGCCTTCGCGGCCTTCGCCAAGCGCTACCCGGCGAGCGGCTACATGCCCTCGTTGCAGTTCTGGCGCGGCAACGCGCAGTACGCGATGCGCGAGTACCGCGAGGCGATCAATAGCTTCCGCGCGCTGCTGTCGACCGCGCCCGATCACGTTCGGGCACCCGAGTCGCTGCTGGCCATTGCCAACTGCCAGATGGAGCTGAAAGACAACAAGGGCGCGCGCCGCACCATCGACGAGCTGGTGAAGGCGTACCCGAAGTCCGAGGCCGCACAGGCGGGCAAGGAGCGCCTGGCGTCCCTGCGCTGA
- a CDS encoding tRNA threonylcarbamoyladenosine dehydratase, producing MNAPLDLLAPDLERRFGGLRRLHGDAGYKALRSARVGLVGLGGVGSWAVEALARSGVAQLTLFDMDHVAESNINRQVQARGETLGQHKGEALRARIADIHPGCDVQVVDDFVTAANWPSLLPREIDVLIDACDQVQAKMAMAVWAREGRHDFVCVGAAGGKQKPQLVEVDDISRATHDPLLASMRQRLRKQHGAPRDRAMGVRCVFSREAVMSPADAFCDVGDDAGGAKVDGSLNCHGYGSSVVVTATFGLVAASEALQCVLRRLA from the coding sequence TTGAACGCGCCGCTCGACCTGCTGGCCCCCGACCTCGAACGTCGCTTTGGCGGCTTGCGGCGCCTGCATGGCGATGCGGGCTACAAGGCGCTGCGTTCGGCGCGGGTCGGCCTTGTGGGCCTGGGGGGCGTGGGCTCCTGGGCCGTCGAAGCGCTGGCGCGCAGTGGCGTGGCGCAGCTCACGCTCTTCGACATGGACCATGTCGCGGAGTCCAACATCAACCGCCAGGTGCAGGCACGCGGCGAAACGCTGGGCCAGCACAAGGGCGAGGCGCTGCGTGCGCGCATTGCCGACATCCACCCGGGTTGCGACGTGCAGGTGGTCGATGACTTCGTGACCGCCGCCAATTGGCCTTCACTGCTGCCGCGCGAGATCGACGTGCTCATCGATGCATGCGATCAGGTGCAAGCCAAGATGGCGATGGCCGTGTGGGCGCGTGAAGGGCGGCACGACTTCGTGTGCGTCGGCGCGGCCGGAGGCAAGCAGAAGCCACAGCTGGTGGAAGTCGACGACATCTCCCGTGCCACGCACGATCCGCTGCTGGCCTCGATGCGCCAGCGGCTGCGCAAGCAGCACGGTGCGCCGCGCGATCGTGCGATGGGTGTGCGCTGCGTGTTCTCGCGCGAAGCCGTGATGTCGCCTGCCGATGCCTTCTGCGACGTCGGGGATGACGCGGGCGGAGCCAAGGTCGACGGCAGCCTCAATTGCCATGGGTATGGCTCGAGTGTTGTCGTTACCGCAACGTTCGGTTTGGTCGCCGCCTCAGAAGCGCTACAATGCGTGCTTCGCCGGTTGGCTTGA
- a CDS encoding sodium-dependent bicarbonate transport family permease: protein MQNFLDPAILFFVFGLLAGTVRSNLEIPPAIARFLSLYLLMALGLKGGFALAKSGLDAEVAVSLACAVVLALVVPAMGYLVLKRCLSRFDAAAVSATYGSVSAVTFITAVQYLETHQLAYGGHMAAAMALMESPAIVMAVVLANMARQKEGTAHGTHKVGLRKVLHESFTDGAQLLLLGAMVIGLITGEAGQKSMQPFSGDLFKGMLAFFLLDMGLLAARNIGALKGRSPWLVGYALVGPLVHAGLALALAAAVGLSAGNGALLMVLAASASYIAVPAVVRQAIPEANPSLYFGMSLGLTFPFNILLGIPLFVSIAERVL, encoded by the coding sequence ATGCAAAACTTCCTCGACCCCGCCATCCTCTTCTTCGTCTTCGGGCTCCTTGCCGGCACCGTCCGATCCAACCTGGAAATTCCGCCTGCGATTGCACGCTTTCTTTCGTTGTACCTGCTGATGGCCCTCGGCCTGAAAGGAGGCTTCGCACTGGCGAAGTCAGGGCTGGACGCCGAGGTCGCGGTGAGCCTGGCCTGCGCAGTCGTGCTGGCACTGGTCGTGCCGGCGATGGGCTACCTGGTCTTGAAGCGATGCCTTTCGCGTTTCGACGCCGCGGCGGTCTCGGCCACCTACGGATCGGTCAGTGCCGTCACCTTCATCACGGCGGTGCAGTACCTGGAGACGCACCAGTTGGCCTACGGCGGGCACATGGCGGCGGCCATGGCCTTGATGGAGTCCCCCGCGATCGTGATGGCCGTCGTGCTGGCGAACATGGCGCGTCAAAAGGAAGGCACAGCGCATGGCACGCACAAGGTGGGCCTGCGCAAGGTGCTTCACGAGTCGTTCACCGACGGTGCGCAACTGCTGCTGCTGGGCGCCATGGTGATCGGTCTGATCACAGGCGAAGCAGGTCAAAAGTCCATGCAGCCGTTCTCCGGCGACCTGTTCAAGGGAATGCTCGCGTTCTTCCTGCTCGACATGGGCCTTCTTGCGGCGCGCAACATCGGCGCACTGAAGGGCCGCTCGCCCTGGCTGGTGGGCTACGCGCTCGTCGGGCCGCTGGTTCACGCCGGCCTGGCACTCGCGCTGGCGGCAGCGGTGGGCCTGTCGGCGGGCAACGGGGCGCTTCTGATGGTGCTGGCAGCCAGCGCTTCTTACATCGCGGTGCCTGCCGTGGTGCGGCAGGCGATCCCGGAAGCGAACCCCTCGCTCTACTTCGGCATGTCGCTCGGGTTGACCTTCCCCTTCAACATCCTTCTGGGCATTCCCCTCTTCGTCTCCATCGCGGAACGGGTCCTGTGA
- a CDS encoding LysR family transcriptional regulator codes for MPPGLRQAPRASLVQLRSLEAVVRLGGVVRAAQSLHLAQPTVSTQLKELSAALGLVLFEQRGRGLVPTAIGQRLAEAVRAMGAIWQEFEDDAAALQGLKRGRLRIAAVTTTEYFLPDLLGPFARQYPGIQIELAVENRAAVVARLERGDDELAAMMRPPDHLPLTRWPFLENPLVVIAPSDHPLARRRRLKLSDLVAEPLLTRESGSGTRATAEEAFARNSVSWEPRMALGSNEAIKHAVRAGLGLAVLSRHALASNPASEGLTILPVTGFPLRGRWHLVWRHDRALSLPARTFVDDLRNRLRVRARPDAP; via the coding sequence ATGCCTCCTGGCCTTCGACAGGCGCCTCGCGCGAGCCTCGTCCAGCTGCGCAGCCTCGAAGCGGTGGTGCGGCTGGGTGGCGTGGTGCGCGCGGCGCAGTCGCTTCATCTGGCGCAGCCGACGGTCTCCACGCAACTGAAGGAGCTGTCGGCGGCCCTCGGCCTCGTGCTCTTCGAACAGCGTGGAAGAGGCCTCGTACCAACCGCCATCGGCCAGCGCCTCGCCGAAGCGGTGCGGGCAATGGGTGCGATCTGGCAGGAATTCGAGGACGACGCGGCCGCGCTGCAGGGCCTGAAGCGCGGGCGCCTGCGCATCGCCGCGGTGACCACCACCGAATACTTCCTGCCCGACCTGCTGGGCCCTTTCGCGCGCCAGTACCCCGGCATCCAGATCGAGCTCGCCGTCGAGAACCGCGCGGCCGTCGTGGCGCGGCTCGAGCGTGGCGATGACGAGCTGGCCGCCATGATGCGTCCGCCGGATCACCTGCCGCTGACCCGCTGGCCGTTTCTCGAGAACCCGCTCGTGGTGATCGCGCCGAGCGACCACCCGCTCGCGCGGCGCCGGCGGCTCAAGCTGTCAGACTTGGTCGCTGAACCCTTGCTCACGCGCGAGTCGGGGTCGGGAACCCGCGCCACGGCAGAAGAAGCGTTCGCGCGCAACAGCGTGTCCTGGGAGCCGCGCATGGCGCTTGGCAGCAACGAGGCGATCAAGCACGCGGTGCGCGCAGGGCTGGGGCTCGCCGTGCTGTCGCGTCATGCCTTGGCGTCGAACCCGGCGTCGGAAGGACTCACGATCCTGCCGGTGACGGGCTTCCCGCTGCGAGGCCGCTGGCATCTCGTGTGGCGACATGATCGCGCGCTCTCGCTGCCGGCGAGGACCTTTGTCGACGATCTCAGGAATCGGCTGCGCGTTCGAGCGCGCCCCGACGCACCATGA
- a CDS encoding cryptochrome/photolyase family protein has product MTPLRTLVLVLGDQLDLDAAAFDGFDPAQDAVWMAEAAEESTHVWSSKQRIALFLAAMRHFAEALRAAGRPLHYRRLDDPGNLGTLAAELQASLASLSPQRVVMTAPGDWRVWQSLKAVVERAGLVLDVREDRHFFATVREFAAHAKNRKSLRLEYFYRELRQRHGVLMEDGGPVGGRWNFDADNREAFGSEGPGLVPPRATFAPDAVTREVLALVETRFAQHPGSLASFAWPVTRAQALTALQAFIEERLPLFGRYEDAMWPGEPWLYHSQLSAALNLKLLTAREVVHAAEAAYRAGHAPLESAEGFIRQILGWREYVRGIYWTQMPGYLERNALDARHDLPAWYWTGDTDMACLRDALTQTLAHGYAHHIQRLMVIGLFTLLLGVRPQQVHAWYLSVYVDAVEWVELPNTLGMSQYGDGGLMASKPYVATGKYIQRMGNSCAGCRYDPAQRIGERACPYTTLYWDFLLRHEKLLAGNTRMAMQLKNLARLNDADRAAVRQRAEEIRAAATAAP; this is encoded by the coding sequence ATGACGCCTTTGCGAACACTGGTCCTGGTTCTCGGTGACCAGCTCGACCTCGACGCCGCCGCCTTCGATGGTTTCGACCCCGCGCAAGACGCGGTGTGGATGGCCGAGGCCGCCGAAGAGTCGACCCATGTCTGGTCGAGCAAGCAGCGCATTGCGCTGTTCCTTGCCGCGATGCGGCACTTCGCCGAAGCATTGCGGGCGGCTGGCCGCCCTTTGCACTACCGGCGCCTGGACGACCCCGGCAATCTGGGCACTCTCGCGGCCGAACTTCAAGCGTCACTCGCGTCGCTTTCCCCACAGCGGGTCGTGATGACGGCACCGGGCGACTGGCGCGTCTGGCAGTCCCTGAAGGCCGTGGTCGAGCGGGCCGGGCTGGTGCTCGACGTCCGCGAAGACCGCCACTTCTTCGCGACCGTGCGCGAGTTCGCCGCCCATGCCAAGAATCGCAAGTCGCTGCGGCTGGAGTACTTTTATCGTGAACTGCGGCAGCGCCACGGGGTGTTGATGGAAGACGGCGGCCCCGTCGGTGGACGCTGGAATTTCGACGCCGACAACCGCGAGGCCTTCGGCTCCGAAGGGCCGGGCCTCGTGCCGCCGCGCGCGACCTTCGCGCCCGACGCGGTCACGCGTGAAGTGCTGGCACTGGTCGAGACCCGCTTCGCCCAGCACCCCGGTTCGCTGGCGAGCTTTGCCTGGCCGGTGACCCGCGCGCAAGCCTTGACGGCATTGCAGGCTTTCATCGAAGAGCGGCTGCCGCTCTTCGGCCGCTACGAAGACGCGATGTGGCCCGGCGAACCTTGGCTGTACCACTCGCAGCTCTCTGCGGCGCTGAACCTGAAGCTGCTGACGGCCCGCGAAGTCGTGCACGCTGCCGAAGCCGCTTACCGCGCGGGCCACGCGCCACTGGAAAGCGCCGAAGGGTTCATCCGGCAGATCCTGGGGTGGCGTGAATACGTGCGCGGCATCTACTGGACGCAGATGCCCGGCTACCTCGAACGCAATGCGCTCGACGCCCGCCACGACCTCCCCGCGTGGTACTGGACCGGCGACACCGACATGGCCTGCCTGCGCGATGCCCTCACGCAGACCCTCGCACACGGCTACGCCCACCACATCCAGCGCCTCATGGTCATCGGCCTGTTCACGCTGCTGCTGGGGGTGCGGCCCCAGCAGGTGCATGCGTGGTACCTGTCGGTCTACGTGGATGCTGTGGAGTGGGTGGAGCTGCCCAACACGCTCGGCATGAGCCAGTACGGTGACGGCGGCCTGATGGCCAGCAAGCCCTACGTCGCCACCGGCAAGTACATCCAGCGCATGGGCAACAGCTGCGCCGGGTGCCGCTACGACCCGGCGCAACGTATCGGCGAACGAGCCTGTCCCTACACCACGCTGTACTGGGACTTCCTCCTGCGCCACGAGAAGCTGCTCGCCGGCAACACACGCATGGCCATGCAGCTCAAGAACCTGGCGCGGCTGAACGACGCCGACCGGGCGGCGGTGCGGCAGCGCGCCGAGGAGATTCGCGCTGCTGCTACAGCGGCCCCATGA
- a CDS encoding BLUF domain-containing protein, with amino-acid sequence MDRCRQVFYISEAVAGLGTLDVRSILDISRYRNLRDNITGCLLFSGRHFVQILEGDPTEIENTIGRIKADRRHRGIHMLVDREATRMYDDWSMGCLYNLDLADQLAALHASPSATADECLGFMAAIHPDTVMGPL; translated from the coding sequence ATGGATCGCTGCCGCCAGGTCTTCTACATCAGCGAGGCTGTGGCCGGGCTGGGCACGCTGGATGTCCGCAGCATCCTCGACATCTCCCGCTATCGGAACCTGCGCGACAACATCACCGGGTGCCTGCTCTTTTCTGGGCGGCACTTCGTGCAGATCCTCGAGGGAGACCCCACCGAGATCGAGAACACCATCGGACGGATCAAGGCAGACCGCCGCCACCGCGGCATTCACATGCTGGTGGATCGCGAGGCCACCCGCATGTACGACGATTGGTCGATGGGCTGTCTGTACAACCTCGATCTGGCCGACCAGCTCGCCGCACTCCACGCCAGCCCTTCGGCCACCGCAGACGAGTGCCTCGGGTTCATGGCGGCGATCCACCCCGACACCGTCATGGGGCCGCTGTAG